The Labilibaculum sp. sequence AATGGTGTATTTAGTTTAGATGCTGAAATAGAAAACCATTCAAGAAAAAATACTGGTGTATATCATTTTAAATATACAATTCTGGATCGTGAAGGAAATGAAATTCTGACTGACCAATCTGAATTCAGTATGAAAAATCAGACTAAGAAAATTTCATTTACAGGTGAAATTCCCAATGTGAAAAAATGGTCGGCCGAAGAGCCAATTTATATACCCTGCTGCTAACTTTAATGAACAAAGAAAATGCAGTAGTAGAAGCCACGTCGATTAAAATTGGTTTTAGAACCAGCGAAATTAAAGGAGGACAATTATTGGTAAATGGAACTCCAATCCTGTTAAAAGGAGTTAACAGACACGAACACAATCCTTATTTTGGACATGTTGTCAACAGAAAGAATATGCTGGACGATATCCGTACCATGAAAAAATTTAATATCAATGCGGTTCGTACCTGTCATTATCCTAATGATCCTCTTTGGTATGAGCTATGCGATGAATATGGAATTTATTTGTATGATGAAGCCAATATTGAATCGCACGGAATGGGTTACGAGCCAAAGAATACTTTAGCAAATAATCCGGAATGGAAATCGGCTCATGTAGAACGAACTTCAAATATGGTGGAAAGAGATAAAAACCACCCTTCGGTAATTGTTTGGAGCATGGGTAATGAAGCCGGAACGGGTCCTAATTTTCTGGCATGTTACAAAAAGATTAATGAAATCGATGGTAACCGGCCAGTACATTACGAACGTGCTGAAAAAATGACCGACGTAAAAGAAAGACATACCGATATTATTGGTGACATGTACCGTTCAATTGAAAGCGTAGAAAAAAGATGGATTGGTACAGATTCGGAACGTCCTTTTATTTGGTGTGAATATTCTCATGCCATGGGAAACAGCAACGGTAACTTTAAGGAATATTGGGATTTAGTTCGTAAAAACCGACAAATGCAAGGTGGTTTTATTTGGGATTGGATGGATCAGGGAATTGCAAAATATACTGAAAAAGGAGAGCGGTTTTGGGCATATGGCGGTCATTTTGAACCAAAATGGGTGTATAATGACGGTAATTTTTGCTTAAATGGTGTGGTAGATCCTGATTTAACCCCGCATCCCGCTTTGTACGAAGTAAAAAAAGTATATCAAAACATTCATTTTGCGGCTGTTAATCTTTCCAAGGGAATTATCAAAGTTTCAAACGAGCAATTCTTCAAAAATTTGAATGACTACCAGATTCGCTGGGAATTACTTGCAAATGGTACTGTTCAAAAATCTGGAGAATTTACTCCTGAGGGAGTTGCCCCTCAATCTGAAAAAGAATTTACTCTCGACTTGGGTGATTTAAATCTGAACGAAGGAACAGAATATTTCATCAACCTGTTTGCTTTGCAAGCCCGGAAATCAGAACTAATCCCATTCGGTCATGTTGTTGCTTCGGAACAATTGGCGATCAGTAAATTTAAGACACCTAAGAATAATCTGATTTCTTCTGATCTGATTTCAATTCAAGAGAATGCAGATAAATTAAGCCTTGCCGGCAAGGACTTTACAGCTTCATTCTCGAAAAAATCGGGTGCTGTTACTTCCTACAAATTGAATGGTTACGAATTAATCGAAGACCAGTTAGTACCGGATTTTTGGCGTGCGCCTACCGATAATGATTTCGGAAACCAAATGCCGGAACGATGTAAAATTTGGAAACAGGCCATGAATGATGCAAGTATTCAGGAATTTACATCGAAACAAATTTCTAAATCAGAAGTTTCTGTTCATGCAAAATTACAACTGCCAAGTATTAAGGGTTCGATTGAACTTACTTATACAATTTACGGAGATGGTAAAATTGATGTAGACTATAGCTTTGAAGCTAAACAGCAAAAGTTACCGGAAATTCCGCGTATTGGATTACAGTTTAAACTACCTCAGGAATTTAATAATCTTACTTATTATGGCCGTGGCCCTCAGGAAAATTATATTGACAGAAATACCGCATCGTTTATTGGATTGTATCAATCGAATGCAGCTGATCAATATTTCCCATACAACCGACCACAGGAAAACGGACATAAAACAGACGTTCGCTGGTTAAGCCTAACCAATCAATCGGGTTTGGGAGTAAAAATAATTGCTAGCAGTGAGCCTATTGAATTCAATGCACTGCACTATACTACCTCTGACTTTGATCCGGGAACAGAGAAACTTGGACGCACGACTGCTGATGTAAAGGAGCACAAATTCGTAGAAGTTCACATCGACCACAAAATGATGGGTCTTGGCGGCGACAACAGCTGGGGAGCAAAACCGCATAATCCATATCTATATTATGCAGATAAGGTATATCATTACAGCTTTACCATTGTTCCTGTAATAAAATAGCCGGCACCTAATTATCAATAAAACACAATGCTTAAACCGATTAAAATCAGTTTAGGCATTGTTGTTTAAAGGAGTAAAACAACTAATAAAAACTACTGAACTGGTATTAAAAGCAACTCCTTCTTTTCAAGAGAAAGCTTAATTTTCTTATGATCGTTCCAGAAGGTAGTTTTCATCCTCTTCATAATTTTTTTGAATTCGGGAAGGTCTTTAATATTATCAACCAGCGGGTCTATTTCGAAGAAAAGAAGAAACCAATACTGGTAGTTATTCCCTTTCGAAAACAAGTCCAAATGTTCAATCGCTTTTTTTGTATCACCTTTTTGTGCGTAATAAACGGCTAAACTTGCATTTTGGTAGATAGACAATACCCTACTAAAATGGAGATGGTTACTTGTAAGCATTGCATTTGGCCTGTATCTTGTTCGTCTGTTGGCATTTGATCTTAAAACACCCAATTACTTACTATCAATTGAATCGAACATCTGGATTTTTGCGGTATTCGGTTTTGCCTGTAAATACCTGAACAAACCAAGTAAAGCACTTAGCTACCTAAGTCAGGCAGCCTATCCTATCTATATTTTACACATGGTATTTATGTTTCTGGCTGCGGTTCTTATTTTGCCTCTTGAGATGCCGGTTTTCGCAAAATTCGTTATGGTTATCGCCTTTACAACGGTAGGATCTTTTATACTGTACGAATTGCTTATTAAGAGAATTGGTTTTCTAAGACCATTGTTTGGTCTTAAAACAAGAAGTGTGCTTGAGCTGAGCGTAAAATATTAATATACTGAAAGCAAGAAAGTCCAAATCTCTTCATCATTAAAAAAACAAGAGCCTAAATTGTAGTACACATGAATACACTAAGGCATTATTTTTGTGGCAATTAGACTGATAATTTTAAAATTTGTAATGATGAAGAGATGGATGTTTTTTGTATTACTTGGTTTGATGACGGGCTGTTTAGACGATTCGGACTATGTTTACATTCGCGAACACAAGCAGAGCATATTGCTGCTGCAGGTTGACTACACCAGTTACGAATTTGAGCAAGGTACAGAACTGTTTCTGCATACTGAATATTCAGATGCTGATACTATTCCTATTGGTGTAGATTACGATCCTCCGGGAGATTTTGGAAATATCAGTTTATTTTATGAACCAGGCCATGAGGTAATTTTTAATGGTTCGATAGTTTGGGATGGAACCGGACATTTAAAATTCCCAAAATGGTTCTATTATCCTTCACAGTTTGCCACTTTGAATACTCCGGTTGAAAAACCTGATGATGATGAATTTCAAATCATTTTTCCGGAAGAGGGACTTGAGTATCCACTTGATTCCATTTGGAATGCAGTTAATCATTTATCAATTGTATCAAGATATCTTAAAAGTGGTAAAAAAATCGGTGTTTTTCGTTACACTCCCAGTGTTGGTGCTGGAGATCCAAACGAATGGGACTGGTATGTAATAATGAATACAAATTAAAGATGAAAACAATTTTAGTTCACAAGTAATTTTGATCACACAAAAGAGGATAAGAAAGCAATCTTATCCTCTTTTATTAATGGCACAATCGTCTATTTTACAGTTTTCTTCAAGGTTCCCAAATAAGTCCAATTCAAATCTCTTGTTTTTAATGCTTCGTCTATTTTCATTTGTGTTTCGGCATCAACATTAAATACTTCATTACGACCATAAGTATCAAAATAGTGAAGATAATCTTTAAACATATCAAAAGTCATATGAGTAGTCGGAACTTTACTGCCCGAAGGCATCAGTACTCTTGCCAAAGCCCAATGGCTCATACTTCCGGCTTCTACTCTTTCCTGATGCATTGGAAGAAAAAGATCTATTTCAGCCTTCTCATACTCATCCATTTTACCTTTGGCAGCCTCCATAAAATTCATCCGCATAACAGTTCCTAAATCCATTTTAAAATTATCGTCCGTGGTCTTAATTACTTTTAAAAACATTCTTTTACTAAGTTCTCTTGATTTCTCACCATTCTGCAATGCTTTCCTTAATTCCTCATCCGACATGGCAGGATAAGCTTTTTTTGCTGCACTCCACACATCTCCATCCGATAAAGCTTTTACCGGATCGTCATAGATAGTGACCGTTACATACTGATAGCCCTGCTCTGTTCCACCAGGTTTTAATGACCATAAATCCCAACCTTTAATTTCTCCGCTTTTAAGGCGTTCAGCATGTATTTTTTCCCAAAAAGTTTCTGTCTCCCAATAATTCATTTCCTGATCATTAGTAACTTTCATGAATTCAAAAACCAGAAACCGCTCTTGCTGTGCAATACCTGCACCGCAAAACAATACCATAATAACAAATAGTAGTATTTTTTTCATAACAACCAGTTTTAGGTGAATAAAACTTAAGTTACAGCTTTTTATCACTTTGTACAATAGAAAATAACATCCAATCCTTTAAATAGATATTCATAACAAATCCAAATTAGAAACAACCAAGCCATTTTACCAATTAATTATACTGCACGTTTTGTTTATCAGAGAGCTTTTGATAAATTCGAAATCACACTTCATTTAAAACAAGTTAGCTGATCATGATTACAATAAAATCTTTGGCAGGAATTCGTTTTCCTGAGCTTTTCGAAGCTTTTAGCCAGGCATTTAACGATTATGAAATACAATTAGACAGTGAGGAATTAAAAACCATGCTGCACCGCAGAGGATTCCTTCCCGAACTATCTTTTGGCGCATTTGATGACAATAAATTGGTAGCTTTTACCTGCAATGGAATCGGTTCTTTTAACGGAACTAAAATAGCCTACGATACCGGAACCGGAACTGTCAAAGAATATCGGGGACAAGGATTGGCCGGCAAAATATTCAACTACTCCATTCCATTTTTAAAAGAGGCGGGTATTTTTCAGTACTTGCTGGAGGTATTGCAGCACAATACAAAAGCAATATCAGTATATAAAAAGCTGGGCTTTTGCGTGAGCCGTGAGTTCAACTATTTCGTTCAGAAAAATGAGGACATAAAAGTTGATTCCATGAAATTAAATCCTGCCTATGCTTTTAAGCCAATCGATTTATCGCAAGCCGAAAAACAGAGTTCATTCTGCGACTTCATACCATCCTGGCAAAATAGTTTCGAAGCCATATCAAGAAAACCGGATAATTTTACTCTACTGGGAGTATTTAAGGAAGAGCAACTATTGGCTTATGGTATTTTTGAAGCTAAATCGGGCGACATTACCCAAATTGCTGTTGAACCAATACACAGACGAAAAGGCATTGGCAGCCTGCTTCTTAAAGAAATGGTGAAATTGAATCAACACAACTCCATAAAATGCATCAATGCGGAAATAGAGTGCGGATCGATTACGGAGTTTCTTAAATCAAACTCAATTTTAGTTAGCGGGAAACAGTTTGAAATGATAATGGAATTGTAAGTCAGCTAAAATCAAAAAAAAAAATGCTTTGAGACAGGAATAAAATACAACTCTTAACACCCAACAAATTAACCTATGAAAATCAGAATTAAATCTGCAGAAACAACTCTTTTAATCCTCGGCATTTACCAAATTATTGGTGCAATCGTGGGATTCTATATAATTGCCGTCTTACTATTCCGAACTGGAACTATTAACGGCCCCTTACTCCTTATCTTATTTATTGCAATAGGACTGTACTTACTTTCACTAAAAGCAGGAACTTTACTATTAAAAAAAGAGTACAGGTCAGGAATAATCGTTTCTATGGTATCGCAGATATTACAACTAGTAAGTATAGCTTTTGGTGGCTACAAGTATTTCTTTGTATCGGGAGCAAAATTTAATGTTGGCTTTAATTTTACAGAAGGTTTTCTTTTCAATTT is a genomic window containing:
- a CDS encoding glycoside hydrolase family 2 TIM barrel-domain containing protein, encoding MNKENAVVEATSIKIGFRTSEIKGGQLLVNGTPILLKGVNRHEHNPYFGHVVNRKNMLDDIRTMKKFNINAVRTCHYPNDPLWYELCDEYGIYLYDEANIESHGMGYEPKNTLANNPEWKSAHVERTSNMVERDKNHPSVIVWSMGNEAGTGPNFLACYKKINEIDGNRPVHYERAEKMTDVKERHTDIIGDMYRSIESVEKRWIGTDSERPFIWCEYSHAMGNSNGNFKEYWDLVRKNRQMQGGFIWDWMDQGIAKYTEKGERFWAYGGHFEPKWVYNDGNFCLNGVVDPDLTPHPALYEVKKVYQNIHFAAVNLSKGIIKVSNEQFFKNLNDYQIRWELLANGTVQKSGEFTPEGVAPQSEKEFTLDLGDLNLNEGTEYFINLFALQARKSELIPFGHVVASEQLAISKFKTPKNNLISSDLISIQENADKLSLAGKDFTASFSKKSGAVTSYKLNGYELIEDQLVPDFWRAPTDNDFGNQMPERCKIWKQAMNDASIQEFTSKQISKSEVSVHAKLQLPSIKGSIELTYTIYGDGKIDVDYSFEAKQQKLPEIPRIGLQFKLPQEFNNLTYYGRGPQENYIDRNTASFIGLYQSNAADQYFPYNRPQENGHKTDVRWLSLTNQSGLGVKIIASSEPIEFNALHYTTSDFDPGTEKLGRTTADVKEHKFVEVHIDHKMMGLGGDNSWGAKPHNPYLYYADKVYHYSFTIVPVIK
- a CDS encoding GNAT family N-acetyltransferase, whose protein sequence is MITIKSLAGIRFPELFEAFSQAFNDYEIQLDSEELKTMLHRRGFLPELSFGAFDDNKLVAFTCNGIGSFNGTKIAYDTGTGTVKEYRGQGLAGKIFNYSIPFLKEAGIFQYLLEVLQHNTKAISVYKKLGFCVSREFNYFVQKNEDIKVDSMKLNPAYAFKPIDLSQAEKQSSFCDFIPSWQNSFEAISRKPDNFTLLGVFKEEQLLAYGIFEAKSGDITQIAVEPIHRRKGIGSLLLKEMVKLNQHNSIKCINAEIECGSITEFLKSNSILVSGKQFEMIMEL